One genomic window of Parasteatoda tepidariorum isolate YZ-2023 chromosome 9, CAS_Ptep_4.0, whole genome shotgun sequence includes the following:
- the LOC139426527 gene encoding leucine-rich repeat-containing protein 28-like — protein sequence MPNICQAPGIFDNAFSYLRKISEINMRCPLHSIEDNAFGHTRSLTKLLLSKTKFHGIPSAISRIKNLKTLEIVDGKLTVITTELQYMPELVNLTLTENRISSLLGSAFLGDQKLQSIILTSNRLSSLDNEIFDPCLSLRLVKLDKNALVTVDGLFQNPSLMPLRLRGSIERYA from the exons ATGCCAAACATTTGCCAAGCGCCAGGTATATTTGACAATGCATTTTCTTATCTGAGGAAGATATCTGAAATTAATATGCGGTGCCCCCTTCATAGTATAGAAGACAACGCCTTCGGCCATACAAGATCACTGACTAAACTACttctttctaaaacaaaatttcatggAATTCCAAGTGCCATTAGTAgaatcaagaatttaaaaacacttgagATTGTGGACGGTAAATTAACTGTTATTACAACTGAACTTCAATATATGCCAGAACTTGTAAACCTCACATTGACTGAAAACAGAATAAGTTCACTATTAGGCAGTGCTTTTCTGGGTGATCAAAAACTCCAATCAATTATTCTAACGAGCAATAGATTGAGTAGCTTAGATAATGAGATATTTGATCCTTGCCTGAGTTTACGATTGGTGAAATTGGACAAGAACGCTCTCGTAACAGTTGATGGTCTATTTCAAAATCCAAGTTTGATG cccCTGCGTCTTCGAGGGTCTATTGAACGTTATGCATAA